A single Verrucomicrobiia bacterium DNA region contains:
- a CDS encoding transposase — translation MARKLRVLVAGGWYHVANRGNRREAIFRTDDDRRRFLGRLSELPPRYRVEVHAYVLMDNHYHLLLRTRDANLSEAIRWLQVTYSAMFNWANGVRGHVFQGRFKSVLIEDVAGVSEVARYVHLNPVRTEGLGLGKADRRRAKVGGVEDPGRELVARRLRELEAYPWSSWRAYGGAEPAPGWLTTEGVGAACGGRTRKERARALRDYTEGPVRQGGLDRPWDRVIGGVVLGSEEYASAVLGEAAGNTGGRSGTGAVADAPRVPWADILAAAERIRGRKWKEAADKYGEWLRDGVLYVATRRLGYRLGEAVREAGGVGYGAAAQGVRRFALGLAGEDGSERKRFVERLVRELEGA, via the coding sequence ATGGCTCGCAAGTTGCGCGTGTTGGTGGCCGGTGGGTGGTACCATGTGGCGAACCGCGGGAACCGGCGGGAGGCGATTTTCCGGACCGACGACGACCGCAGGCGGTTTTTGGGGCGGCTGTCGGAGTTGCCGCCGCGGTACCGGGTGGAGGTCCATGCGTACGTGCTGATGGACAATCACTATCATCTGCTGTTGCGGACGCGGGATGCCAATCTGAGCGAGGCGATCCGATGGCTCCAGGTGACGTACAGTGCGATGTTCAACTGGGCCAACGGGGTCCGTGGCCATGTCTTCCAGGGGCGGTTCAAGTCGGTGTTGATCGAGGATGTCGCCGGGGTGTCGGAGGTGGCCCGGTATGTGCATTTGAACCCGGTGCGGACGGAGGGGTTGGGACTGGGAAAGGCGGATCGGCGGCGCGCGAAGGTGGGGGGTGTGGAGGATCCGGGGCGGGAGCTGGTGGCCCGGCGATTGCGGGAGCTGGAGGCTTATCCGTGGAGTTCGTGGCGGGCGTACGGTGGGGCGGAGCCCGCGCCGGGCTGGCTGACCACGGAGGGGGTGGGGGCCGCCTGCGGAGGGCGGACCCGCAAGGAGCGGGCGCGGGCGTTGAGGGACTACACCGAGGGACCCGTGCGGCAGGGCGGCCTCGATCGACCCTGGGACCGGGTCATTGGCGGGGTGGTGCTGGGAAGCGAGGAGTATGCGTCGGCAGTCCTGGGGGAGGCGGCTGGGAACACGGGGGGGCGGTCCGGCACGGGAGCCGTGGCCGACGCACCGAGGGTGCCGTGGGCCGACATCCTGGCCGCGGCCGAGCGGATCCGCGGACGGAAGTGGAAGGAAGCCGCGGACAAGTATGGGGAGTGGCTGCGGGACGGAGTGTTGTATGTGGCGACCCGACGTCTGGGGTATCGACTTGGGGAGGCGGTGCGGGAGGCCGGGGGCGTCGGGTACGGGGCGGCGGCGCAGGGGGTGCGGCGGTTCGCGTTGGGACTGGCGGGCGAGGACGGGAGCGAGCGGAAGCGGTTTGTGGAACGGCTGGTGCGGGAACTCGAAGGGGCTTGA
- a CDS encoding PQQ-like beta-propeller repeat protein produces MQRALAFALVLFQTPFPTPASDWPQFLGPHRNGHSPHPISIDWPDGQPVTVWSRNVGAGFSGPVVAGDRLILHHRQGSEEIVECLDAARGGDPLWRHAQPTRYRDSFGFDEGPRATPAVSNNRVFAFGADGTLSALDLTTGRLLWSVATQDRFGADKGFFGFACSPLIAGESLILQVGGPDAGVVAFDPETGAVRWTATDHAAGYASPVAAAFDNRPHAVCFTREGLVVLDAATGHLRTSHPWRSRQSASVNAATPLLLGHRAFLSASYQTGAILLDLHQPQPTVVWSGDDNLSCHYASVVHRNGFLYGFHGRQEHGPSLRCIEAGTGRVRWSQDGLGSGSILLAADRLLILTERGECLVAEASPDRFRTLARAQILGAGTRAFPALAHGRLHARDTRRLVSLNLTPNR; encoded by the coding sequence ATGCAACGAGCCCTCGCCTTCGCTCTCGTCCTCTTCCAGACACCATTCCCCACGCCGGCCTCCGACTGGCCCCAATTCCTCGGCCCCCACCGCAACGGTCACAGCCCGCACCCGATCTCCATCGACTGGCCCGACGGTCAACCCGTCACCGTCTGGTCCCGCAACGTCGGCGCCGGCTTCAGCGGCCCCGTCGTCGCCGGCGATCGCCTGATCCTCCATCACCGCCAGGGTTCCGAGGAAATCGTCGAATGCCTCGACGCCGCCCGCGGAGGCGACCCCCTCTGGCGCCATGCGCAACCCACCCGCTACCGGGACAGCTTCGGCTTCGATGAAGGGCCCCGCGCCACGCCCGCCGTCTCCAACAACCGGGTCTTCGCCTTCGGCGCCGACGGCACTCTCTCCGCCCTCGATCTCACTACCGGCCGCCTCCTCTGGTCCGTTGCCACCCAGGACCGGTTCGGCGCGGACAAGGGCTTCTTCGGATTCGCCTGCTCGCCCCTCATCGCCGGCGAATCCCTGATCCTCCAGGTGGGCGGACCGGATGCGGGCGTGGTCGCCTTCGATCCGGAGACCGGCGCGGTTCGTTGGACCGCCACCGATCACGCCGCCGGCTACGCCTCGCCCGTGGCAGCCGCCTTCGACAACCGACCCCACGCGGTCTGCTTCACCCGCGAGGGACTCGTCGTCCTGGATGCCGCCACCGGCCACCTGCGCACCTCTCATCCCTGGCGATCCCGCCAGTCCGCTTCCGTCAACGCCGCCACCCCGCTCCTCCTCGGCCACCGCGCCTTCCTCTCCGCCAGCTACCAGACCGGCGCCATCCTCCTCGACCTGCACCAACCCCAACCCACTGTCGTCTGGTCCGGTGACGACAACCTCTCCTGCCACTACGCCTCGGTGGTCCATCGGAACGGCTTCCTCTACGGCTTTCACGGCCGTCAGGAACACGGACCCAGCCTCCGCTGCATCGAGGCCGGCACCGGACGTGTCCGCTGGTCGCAGGACGGTCTGGGTTCGGGATCGATCCTCCTCGCCGCCGACCGGCTTCTCATCCTCACCGAACGCGGCGAATGCCTGGTTGCCGAAGCCTCCCCCGACCGCTTCCGCACCCTGGCCCGCGCCCAGATTCTCGGGGCCGGCACCCGCGCCTTCCCGGCCCTCGCCCACGGCCGCCTCCACGCCCGCGACACCCGCCGCCTCGTCTCTCTCAACCTCACCCCGAACCGCTGA
- a CDS encoding Uma2 family endonuclease — protein sequence MGSGAIDRPARLPEGTTSAIAAATRRVWTEAELQALPSDSYDYELVDGTLVMSPKNSFLHGDLCSRLSAALVTFNEAHQLGVVLDSSTGFWMRNRNCRAPDISFVTRSRMKSLGFSRKETRFFPGGPDLAVEVLAPSNTRSELDARLRDFFDSGTRLAWVIHPMEQFVEICRSPIDRQIVGAGAFLDGGEVLPGFQFPVANLFHVPDWD from the coding sequence ATGGGATCCGGAGCCATTGATCGCCCCGCCCGTCTCCCGGAGGGCACGACATCCGCCATCGCCGCAGCAACGCGCCGGGTGTGGACCGAAGCCGAACTCCAGGCACTGCCCAGCGATAGCTACGACTACGAACTCGTCGATGGCACACTGGTCATGAGCCCCAAAAACAGCTTCCTCCACGGCGATCTATGCTCACGCCTCTCGGCTGCGCTGGTCACCTTCAACGAGGCCCATCAACTCGGGGTCGTCCTCGACTCCAGCACGGGGTTCTGGATGCGCAATCGAAACTGCCGCGCCCCTGACATCTCCTTTGTCACCCGAAGCCGCATGAAAAGCCTCGGTTTCTCAAGGAAGGAAACCCGCTTCTTTCCCGGCGGACCAGACCTGGCGGTCGAAGTCCTGGCCCCCTCCAACACCCGCTCCGAACTGGATGCACGATTGCGGGATTTTTTCGACAGCGGCACCCGTCTGGCCTGGGTCATTCATCCCATGGAACAGTTCGTCGAGATCTGCCGGTCGCCGATCGACCGCCAGATCGTTGGCGCCGGTGCATTTCTCGACGGAGGCGAAGTGCTTCCGGGATTCCAGTTTCCGGTCGCCAATCTCTTCCACGTTCCGGACTGGGACTAA